AAAGTTGCTTCATTTCAACAAGAAGGTGGTCAGGTTCAAATAAATCTTGATGGAAATATAAAATTAAAAACAAAATTTAATTTAAGCAATTTGGATTTATGTATAAAAATAAAACCTGATCAATCATATTTAAATAAAAATCCAAATATCGCAACCGCTTGGGAGTTATCAGCGGCGAAATTTCGTAAAGATCCAAAAGGATTTTTACATATTCCCTATGGCGGCACTATAAATAGACCCATAAAAGGTACAGGCTTGTGTAAAGTTACGAAAGACTTGTAAAGTAAATAAACTCTAATGAAAAATAGTTAAGTTTATTGCTAGTGAGAGGCAAGAAAAATGGGCATCGGAATTGCATTAAGTAATGCTGACCGAACTATCATGTGGCGTACCATTGACACAGGTCTGACTACAATTGGAAGAAATTCTGAATGTGATTTATGTATTCCCGACAATGAAGTACCACCTATGTTAGCTGTTCTTCGAAACGATGGAGATACATTAACCTTAATCAATAGAAATGATGATGGAACCTCAGTAGGCAACCAAATTATTAAGGAAGAATATCGTCTTGGAGATGGTGATTCTATTAAGATAGGCCCGATAACTGGTACTATACATTATCAAGAAGATAAAGAAAAATCTACTAAAAATATGAGTACACGCACCTTATCACAAAATATAATAAGCAGAGAACAAAATAATGACGAAATCCATGCATGGTTATCCGTACCTGAAGTGTTTCCAGGTGAAATATTTACCATAGATACTCAGGGTATTGGCATAGGTTCTGACACGAGTAACGATATAGTGTTGACTGATCCATATGTATCTTCATTTCATGCTCGCCTAACAATTATAAATAATAGAGTAATAGTGCGGGATCTTGGTAGTAGAAATGGTGTGTTTGTTGGTGATCGAAAAGTTTTAGAAGGCGAGGTACCAAGCGGTGTTCAGTTGCGTTTAGGCCGTACTATTCTTTTAATTACTAGTGGCAGTGCAAATGAAGAAACTATTAACAGAAGTGTTAGAGATACACGGCCATTGATTGGCAAAAGTAAAATTATGGATGATTTACGAGAGCGTATCCATCGCGTTGCGGTGGCGTCAGCTCCGGTATTGATTACTGGAGATACTGGTACAGGAAAGGAAGTAGTGGCGAGATTAATTGCAGCGCTTAGCCCTAGAGTGACCAAAAATTTTCATGCAATAAATTGTGGTGCACTTGGCAGGTCTTTAATAGAGTCTGAGCTATTTGGACATGAAAAAGGTGCTTTTACTGGAGCAATTGCCCGTAAAATAGGTGCCTTCGAAGCGGCCAATGGTGGTACATTATTTTTAGATGAAATCGGTGAATTGCCAATAGAATTACAGCCGCAATTGCTTAGAGTATTAGAAACTGGGGAGGTAAGGCGTGTGGGTGCGGTGGATTCGTTTAAAGTAGATGTTAGATTATTAGCAGCAACCAACCGTGGTCTTGAACAAGAAATAGAATTTGGTAATTTTCGTGAAGACTTATATCATCGATTACACGTTTTGGTATTAAAGTTGCCAAATTTACAACAGCGCAAAGAAGATATTCCCGAGTTAACCCAACATTTTATTATTGAATTGACTCCACCTGGTGAACAATTAAAGATTACTGAAAAAGCTATTGCAAAATT
This genomic stretch from Deltaproteobacteria bacterium harbors:
- a CDS encoding sigma 54-interacting transcriptional regulator, with amino-acid sequence MGIGIALSNADRTIMWRTIDTGLTTIGRNSECDLCIPDNEVPPMLAVLRNDGDTLTLINRNDDGTSVGNQIIKEEYRLGDGDSIKIGPITGTIHYQEDKEKSTKNMSTRTLSQNIISREQNNDEIHAWLSVPEVFPGEIFTIDTQGIGIGSDTSNDIVLTDPYVSSFHARLTIINNRVIVRDLGSRNGVFVGDRKVLEGEVPSGVQLRLGRTILLITSGSANEETINRSVRDTRPLIGKSKIMDDLRERIHRVAVASAPVLITGDTGTGKEVVARLIAALSPRVTKNFHAINCGALGRSLIESELFGHEKGAFTGAIARKIGAFEAANGGTLFLDEIGELPIELQPQLLRVLETGEVRRVGAVDSFKVDVRLLAATNRGLEQEIEFGNFREDLYHRLHVLVLKLPNLQQRKEDIPELTQHFIIELTPPGEQLKITEKAIAKLIEHQWPGNVRELRNVIQRAVLMRRGDIIDDEDITFATSTLSSRVQTASATRKRTLQELEREAIIAELVRHNGSKTEAAVALGLSRSTIHRKIEEHGLDVRTILRNRGCP